GGTCAGTAAAAATTATCTTGCTAAATCTAAAAGAAAAAAAAATATAAATAGTAAATTAAATTCCTTTGTAAAAGATCATAATGCAACGAAAAAACCAAATCTTACAAATGAGCAAAAAATTGCATTTCAAGAATTTCAAACAATGAAACCAGGAGATGCATTACTTCTTTGGGGCGAGACAGGTTCCGGTAAAACAGAAGTGTATATGAGAATTGCTGAAGATCAATTTCTTAAGAAAAAAAGTTGTTTGATACTAGCCCCAGAAATTGGATTAATTCCTCAACTTATTGATAGGTTTAGTAAGCGATTTAATAATGTCGTTTACGAATATCATAGTAATTGTTCTCCCGATCATAGAACTTTAGTTTGGAAGAAAATTATTAATGCTAATGAACCCTTAATAGTAATAGGTACAAGGTCGGCAGTTTTTCTCCCAATCAAAAATCTGGGATTAATAATAATGGATGAAGAACATGATGTTTCTTATAAGCAAGATAGTCCTATGCCTTGCTATGACGCGAGAGAGATTGCTATTGAAATAGTAAAAAGGAATTCTGCAAAGTTAATTTTTGGGAGTGCAACCCCATCAATGAAGACTTGGAAAAAGTGTATTTTTGAAAGGAATTTTAAATTGGTAAGAATGATTCAAAGGATATCCAGTAATGAGACTCCTGAAATAAAAATTATTGATATGCGGGATGAGTTCAAGAAGGGAAATATGAAAATTTTTTCCAATGAATTATTACAATTGCTTCCTCAACTACGCTTAAAAAAAGAGCAAGCAATAATTTTGATCCCTAGGAGGGGACATAGTGGATTTTTAAGTTGTAGAAATTGCGGATATTTAATAAATTGCCCCAACTGTGACATTCCTTTATCAGTTCATCTCGGATCACAAGGAAAAAAATGGTTAAGGTGTCATTGGTGTGATCATAAATCAAGATTGATCAATCGTTGCCCAGATTGTCATTCAACTGCTTTCAAACCTTTTGGAATAGGTACGCAAAGGGTAATAGAGTTTTTAAATGAAGAATTTCCTGACTTAAGAGTACTTCGCTTTGATAGAGATACAACTTCAGGAAAGGATGGTCATAGAGATATTCTTTCAAAGTTTTCTAAAGGTGATGCTGATATTCTTGTCGGTACTCAGATGTTGGCAAAAGGTATTGACATCCCCAATATTACTCTTTCAGTAGTGATTGCAGCAGATGGGTTGCTTCAT
This region of Prochlorococcus sp. MIT 0604 genomic DNA includes:
- the priA gene encoding primosomal protein N'; translation: MKPASNQLLNISYKLEILLDIGSSNESFYYLDGNNLGAEVGDIVSVRLRGRLLNGLVISKKDFSTINNDESNITGGKSIRYLFVESILQKKIIDESWRELIDSLASFYMVSNLKMFKTAFPPGWIGKYKNFSKGLKDQIWIETKKEFDIKKNGLTKKEFFLMDTLSKKGNWQSELIKSGFNYTLINSMVSKNYLAKSKRKKNINSKLNSFVKDHNATKKPNLTNEQKIAFQEFQTMKPGDALLLWGETGSGKTEVYMRIAEDQFLKKKSCLILAPEIGLIPQLIDRFSKRFNNVVYEYHSNCSPDHRTLVWKKIINANEPLIVIGTRSAVFLPIKNLGLIIMDEEHDVSYKQDSPMPCYDAREIAIEIVKRNSAKLIFGSATPSMKTWKKCIFERNFKLVRMIQRISSNETPEIKIIDMRDEFKKGNMKIFSNELLQLLPQLRLKKEQAIILIPRRGHSGFLSCRNCGYLINCPNCDIPLSVHLGSQGKKWLRCHWCDHKSRLINRCPDCHSTAFKPFGIGTQRVIEFLNEEFPDLRVLRFDRDTTSGKDGHRDILSKFSKGDADILVGTQMLAKGIDIPNITLSVVIAADGLLHRPDISAEEKSLQLFLQVAGRAGRAQKKGKVIFQTYKPNHPVISYLQKRDYERFLIENSRLRKDANLFPFCTICLLKLSGENYELTESIAIKLAKYLLSFCEKKNWKLIGPAPSLIAKVGKKFRWQILIHGPEGTKIPLPDRSILWKLIPKNVFLTIDVNPAEL